A genomic window from Pseudochaenichthys georgianus unplaced genomic scaffold, fPseGeo1.2 scaffold_1829_arrow_ctg1, whole genome shotgun sequence includes:
- the LOC117441608 gene encoding receptor-type tyrosine-protein phosphatase mu-like, giving the protein MHGPRRLEVGDVQSKQVTVRWEPFGYNVTRCYSYNLTVQYHYRPAGGASREPVKEEVVYDALSGVPQHILRNLPPFTNVSLKLVLSNPEGRKESEELLVLTDEDVPGAVPVDSIVGSSYEQQISLSWKEPLQTYGLIRQYEISYKALSSFDTEFDLSNQSGKVFKPANETSHVFSGLFPGSTYSFTIRASTVKGFGPPVVTQFTTKISAPLMPAYDQESPLNQTDSTVTVLLKPAQSRGAPVSKYQVVVEEERPRRQRRGTAEILRCYPVPIHFQNASLLNSQYYFSAELPVSELRAARSFCIGDNRTYSGYWNAPLLPHKSYGIYYQAVSTANGETKIDCVRVATKAAIIATQLTTPYIRIAPAAGDKQLP; this is encoded by the exons ATGCACGGCCCTCGGCGTCTGGAGGTCGGGGACGTTCAGTCCAAACAGGTGACGGTGCGCTGGGAGCCGTTCGGATACAACGTGACGCGCTGCTACAGCTACAACCTGACGGTGCAGTACCACTACCGCCCTGCAGGGGGTGCCAGCAG GGAGCCGGTGAAGGAGGAGGTTGTTTACGACGCGCTGAGTGGCGTGCCGCAGCACATCCTGCGTAACCTTCCACCGTTCACCAACGTCAGCCTGAAACTAGTCCTCAGTAACCCAGAGGGCCGCAAGGAGAGCGAGGAGCTGCTGGTGCTGACGGACGAGGACG TCCCCGGAGCCGTTCCCGTGGACTCGATCGTCGGCAGCAGCTACGAGCAACAGATCAGTCTCAGCTGGAAGGAACCGCTGCAGACATATGGACTCATACGACAGTACGAG ATCTCCTACAAAGCTCTGAGCTCTTTCGACACGGAGTTCGATTTGTCCAATCAGAGCGGGAAGGTGTTCAAACCGGCCAATGAGACGAGCCACGTGTTCAGCGGCCTCTTCCCAGGCTCCACCTACTCCTTCACAATAAGAGCGTCAACCGTCAAAGGCTTCGGGCCGCCCGTCGTCACACAGTTCACCACCAAGATCTCAG CTCCTCTGATGCCGGCGTACGATCAGGAGTCTCCTCTGAACCAGACGGACTCTACTGTCACCGTGCTGCTGAAACCAGCTCAGAGCAGAGGAGCACCTGTCag tAAGTACCaggtggtggtggaggaggagcgCCCCCGCAGGCAGAGGAGAGGAACTGCAGAGATCCTGCGCTGCTACCCGGTGCCGATCCACttccagaacgcctcgttgctCAACTCTCAGTACTACTTCAGCGCCGAGCTGCCGGTCAGCGAGCTGCGCGCGGCACGCTCCTTCTGCATCG gtgatAACAGGACGTACAGCGGCTACTGGAACGCTCCTCTTCTGCCTCACAAGAGTTATGGGATCTACTACCAGGCTGTGAGCACTGCTAACGGG